The Crateriforma spongiae DNA window GCGCCCATCACTCGACCGTGATCGGACGCGAAAAGACTTGTCGAAATCGTCCGTTGATGAATATCATGCATTGTCGGTTGGAACGATAGACCGGCCGGAAAGACCGATTCATAGCCCCGACGAATTGACGAAAAGGGAAATCCCGATATGGCAATCAAGCTCAGCGAACGTGCTGCCGAAGAAGTCAAACGCTTCCAAAAAGAACACAATTTTGACGATTCGATGCTGCTGCGCATCGGCGTCGCCGGTGGCGGCTGCAGCGGCTTCAACTACACCCTGAACTTCGACGACAGCTTCGACGACAAAGTCGATTCCAAGTACGAATGGCACGGCGTGGCCGTGGTCGTCGACAAGAAAAGTGCTCTGTACCTGGATGGCACGACCGTCGATTGGTACGAAAGCCTGGAAAAGAAGGGGTTCACCTTCGACAACCCCAACGCAGTTAAAAGCTGTGGCTGCGGCAGCAGTTTCCAGGCCTGATTGCCAAGACAGGATGCCTTTGACGCCGTCGCACTGACGGGCTGGCACGAATCAAATTTCGCCGACGGCCATGCGATCGATCGCATGGCCGTTTCTGTTGGCCAGCCGTTTCTGTTGGCAGCCAGTGGCCGCTTGCCGTCCCGCGGTGGCGGAATTGTGCTTGAGGCCTCCGTTTCAAATCGACGCCGGGACCGCCACGTTGGATTCCTTAATGCCATTAGAAGACTGGATTTGCGACGTTGCGGGCGCCGAATCGGTCGGCCCCACGACGCCAGTTCAGTCGCTTTGGAGCGGGTACGGCCAAATCGTCCGTGTTCCCTTGGTGAAAGCGTCGGTCCCTACGGTGATCGTCAAGCAGGTGCGGCCGCCGCAAGTCGGCGACCAGCCCGGACGCCACCCTCGCGGATGGGATACACCGATTTCTCATCGACGAAAGTTGCGTTCCTACGAAGTGGAATCGGCGTTCTATGCCCGATTCGCGGACCGATGCGACGATCGTTGCCGCGTCGCCCGTTGCTGGGGCCAAGCCAGTGACCAAGATAGCCTGACATTGGTGCTGGAAGATCTGGATGCCGCAGGGTTTCCCTTGCGATTGGGCCGATTGGACATCGACGGTGTGGCTCGCGGGCTGGCGTGGTTAGCCAATTTCCATGGCACGTTCTTGCACCCGGCCGACGATGCGACCGGCTTCGATGGACTGTGGCCGATCGGAACGTACTGGCATTTGGACACCCGGCCGGACGAATGGCGGGCGATGCCCGAGAATGATCTGAAACGCCAAGCCGCTGTGATTGATCAGCGTTTGAATGAGAGCTTCTTCCAGACGCTGGTTCATGGTGATGCCAAGGTCGCCAACATGTGTTTTCCCGCTGACGAGCGATCGGCGCCGGCGATGGTGGATTTCCAGTACGTCGGTCGCGGATGCGGAATGAAGGACGTGGCGTACTTCTTAAGCAGTTGCGTCGACGAATCGGAATGTCAGCGAAACGAATCGACTTACCTGGCCATCTATTTCGCTGCACTGCGTGCCGCCGTGGTCCGCCATCACGGTGATCGATTCGATCTGGACGCCTTGGAAACGCAGTGGCGACAACTGTATCCACTGGCCTGGGCGGATTTCGTGCGTTTTCTGGAAGGCTGGTGTCCCGGCCATGCCAAGCTGACCGGCTATTCCCGGCATATGGTTCACCAAGCGTTGACGTCGGCGCAATCA harbors:
- a CDS encoding HesB/IscA family protein gives rise to the protein MAIKLSERAAEEVKRFQKEHNFDDSMLLRIGVAGGGCSGFNYTLNFDDSFDDKVDSKYEWHGVAVVVDKKSALYLDGTTVDWYESLEKKGFTFDNPNAVKSCGCGSSFQA
- a CDS encoding oxidoreductase family protein; the protein is MPLEDWICDVAGAESVGPTTPVQSLWSGYGQIVRVPLVKASVPTVIVKQVRPPQVGDQPGRHPRGWDTPISHRRKLRSYEVESAFYARFADRCDDRCRVARCWGQASDQDSLTLVLEDLDAAGFPLRLGRLDIDGVARGLAWLANFHGTFLHPADDATGFDGLWPIGTYWHLDTRPDEWRAMPENDLKRQAAVIDQRLNESFFQTLVHGDAKVANMCFPADERSAPAMVDFQYVGRGCGMKDVAYFLSSCVDESECQRNESTYLAIYFAALRAAVVRHHGDRFDLDALETQWRQLYPLAWADFVRFLEGWCPGHAKLTGYSRHMVHQALTSAQSPTSSDV